One Staphylococcus ratti DNA segment encodes these proteins:
- the murQ gene encoding N-acetylmuramic acid 6-phosphate etherase: MKKMSTETRHHQSEHLDDMSSLEILQLMNTEDQTLPALIASQLTSIEKAIGLTTHAYRHGAKVIYIGAGTSGRLGILDAAELVPTFNADPKRYFGLIAGGSNAMTQAVEGAEDHTDQGMLDLQQVHLTSNDVVIGIAASGRTPYVIGALSYAQNIGCQTVAISCNTHSKISAHADIPIEIPVGPEILTGSTRLKAGTAQKMILNMISTVTMIRVGKVYDNLMIDVQATNEKLIRRAIDIIQTITQLNTQESLQLYETAQRQIKPAIVMHFKALPYREAQQLLQRHHGNIKDILKKNN; this comes from the coding sequence TTGAAAAAAATGAGTACTGAAACAAGACATCACCAATCAGAGCACTTAGACGATATGTCTTCACTTGAAATTCTTCAATTAATGAATACAGAAGACCAAACTCTGCCTGCTTTGATTGCATCACAGTTAACATCTATTGAAAAAGCAATTGGTTTAACAACACATGCATACCGACATGGTGCAAAAGTGATCTACATCGGCGCAGGAACAAGCGGACGTCTTGGTATACTTGACGCAGCAGAACTTGTTCCAACTTTTAATGCTGACCCTAAACGTTATTTTGGATTAATTGCAGGTGGTAGTAATGCCATGACCCAAGCAGTTGAAGGCGCTGAAGATCATACTGATCAAGGCATGTTAGATTTACAACAAGTTCATTTGACTTCTAATGATGTTGTTATCGGTATCGCAGCTAGCGGAAGGACACCCTATGTCATTGGCGCACTTTCGTATGCTCAAAATATAGGTTGTCAAACCGTTGCTATAAGTTGTAATACACATTCTAAAATAAGTGCGCATGCCGATATCCCGATTGAAATACCTGTAGGTCCAGAAATTTTAACAGGATCCACGCGTTTAAAAGCGGGTACAGCTCAAAAAATGATCTTAAATATGATTTCTACCGTCACTATGATTCGTGTAGGTAAAGTGTATGACAATTTGATGATTGATGTTCAAGCAACAAACGAAAAGCTCATCCGACGTGCTATTGATATCATTCAAACTATTACACAATTAAATACGCAAGAAAGTTTACAACTTTACGAAACCGCACAACGTCAAATTAAACCCGCTATTGTCATGCATTTCAAAGCACTACCCTATCGCGAAGCACAACAATTACTTCAACGCCATCACGGAAATATAAAGGATATTCTAAAGAAAAACAATTAA
- a CDS encoding MupG family TIM beta-alpha barrel fold protein produces MMLGFSIYLGESFNTDYIQRMLKLGYRTIFTSLQIPEEHHIEARFTQLQTYLSQFETELIIDINDALITADLFERLAQFNTIRYIIRIDEGTTPAIIQHIISHGHTCCINASTVSEQFLTDLQDFPQLQKHLIYLHNYYPRPDTGLSRTFLQHQNARIRHYHHDAIIYAFISGEQLRGPLYEGLTTLECTRQIDPCLAALLLRELNINGMLIGDPFMSATTSEKLFQMIEHNHFILPCHVDNGADTKLILQKHISRPDCSAHVIRSKYTRQQVARRIEPFNIQPRAKGTITIDNHLNGRYMGELQITKINLKPHPHVNVVGHISKDSLPYLNYFNASTAFTFIQAKGEF; encoded by the coding sequence ATGATGTTAGGTTTCTCAATTTATTTGGGTGAATCATTCAATACTGACTATATACAACGTATGCTCAAACTTGGTTACCGTACTATTTTCACCTCGCTCCAAATTCCAGAAGAACATCATATTGAGGCACGATTTACCCAACTTCAAACGTACTTATCTCAATTTGAAACTGAGTTAATTATCGATATTAATGACGCACTTATTACTGCCGATTTATTTGAACGTTTAGCTCAATTTAATACGATACGTTATATCATTCGAATTGATGAAGGTACAACGCCTGCTATCATTCAACATATTATCAGTCACGGTCATACGTGTTGCATTAATGCCAGTACCGTTTCAGAACAATTTCTCACTGATCTTCAAGATTTTCCTCAACTACAAAAACATCTCATCTATTTACATAATTATTATCCTAGACCGGATACTGGTTTAAGCCGCACATTTTTACAACATCAAAACGCACGTATTCGTCACTATCATCATGATGCCATCATTTATGCTTTTATATCTGGTGAACAACTTCGAGGTCCACTCTATGAAGGCCTAACAACGTTAGAATGCACCCGTCAAATTGATCCATGTCTTGCTGCCCTTCTTTTACGCGAATTAAATATTAATGGCATGCTGATTGGCGATCCTTTTATGAGTGCCACAACTTCAGAAAAGTTGTTTCAAATGATTGAACATAATCATTTTATTCTACCTTGTCACGTTGATAATGGTGCAGATACTAAACTCATTTTACAAAAGCATATTTCAAGACCGGATTGTTCAGCACACGTAATTCGGTCAAAATATACACGTCAACAGGTTGCACGTCGTATCGAACCATTTAATATTCAACCAAGAGCCAAAGGAACAATCACTATCGACAATCATCTCAACGGTAGATATATGGGTGAACTTCAAATTACAAAAATCAATCTCAAACCGCATCCACACGTCAACGTCGTTGGTCATATCTCGAAAGACAGTTTACCTTATTTAAATTATTTTAATGCCTCAACCGCGTTTACCTTTATACAAGCGAAAGGGGAATTTTAA
- a CDS encoding CPBP family intramembrane glutamic endopeptidase: MKKYQWKDIRWRNFLLIPILIVAFMIIAVIAGIFAIIFTEYFGTTVNHQKWEALSVLMQLTAYIVVVFAFFLINIDLFKRWMKEWWFGIKKGWLWIGGLYLVSLGVMYAFGEIKKFFPQIFTNETTQNEQLIEQLFSIPQMLPFNFLLIVLLGPIVEEIFFRHILIGELGKKFNFIVMSLISVILFSAIHLVSFSNWVDIFDYLIIAIPLVFLYMKYSRNLGVAIAYHMLNNLVSFLISVLW, encoded by the coding sequence ATGAAAAAGTATCAATGGAAAGATATAAGATGGCGTAACTTTTTACTTATTCCCATTTTAATTGTTGCGTTTATGATTATCGCAGTGATAGCAGGCATTTTTGCAATTATATTTACTGAATATTTTGGGACTACAGTGAATCATCAGAAATGGGAAGCATTATCTGTACTTATGCAGTTGACAGCATATATCGTTGTTGTTTTCGCATTCTTTTTAATCAACATTGATTTATTTAAGCGTTGGATGAAAGAATGGTGGTTTGGAATTAAAAAAGGTTGGCTTTGGATTGGCGGCTTATACTTAGTATCGTTAGGAGTCATGTATGCATTTGGAGAAATCAAAAAATTTTTTCCACAGATTTTTACAAATGAGACGACTCAAAATGAACAACTCATCGAACAATTATTCTCAATTCCGCAGATGCTTCCATTTAATTTTTTATTGATTGTACTTTTGGGGCCTATCGTTGAAGAAATTTTCTTTAGACACATTTTAATAGGTGAACTTGGAAAAAAATTCAATTTCATTGTGATGAGTCTCATCTCTGTTATTCTATTTTCGGCCATTCATTTAGTTAGTTTCTCAAATTGGGTAGATATCTTTGATTATTTGATTATTGCTATTCCATTAGTATTTTTATATATGAAGTATAGCCGTAACTTAGGCGTCGCTATTGCTTATCACATGTTAAATAACCTTGTTTCATTTTTGATAAGCGTGTTATGGTGA
- a CDS encoding LysR family transcriptional regulator, which translates to MDIKYIDDLIAVVESKSYNKAAIKRNISTPGIKKRILQIEYYFGYKIFDATSKGVSLTEEGITLYKALKSIKQQIDNLKKQDSDVLKVGIISNFPLDMLYEMNQQHQRIKLFSSNSTHKLVNQLQQDELDLVIGEQIELQDAIHYENWFEEPYEIVFSKNHSLNNKSNITMNDLTQEHFYLLEAPGDSFSFKNNKINPKSMNLSYVKDRESILNFIATSQSLAICPQSYTKKINNDLYTHTITPYKKKHRHLCKKTTTYPYTPYYFKNMQK; encoded by the coding sequence ATGGATATTAAGTATATAGATGATTTGATTGCTGTTGTTGAATCAAAAAGCTATAACAAAGCAGCGATTAAAAGAAACATTAGTACACCTGGAATCAAAAAAAGGATTTTACAAATAGAGTATTATTTTGGATATAAGATATTTGATGCAACATCTAAAGGGGTTAGCTTAACAGAAGAAGGTATCACATTATATAAAGCGCTTAAATCAATCAAACAGCAAATTGATAATTTAAAAAAGCAGGATAGTGACGTTTTAAAAGTAGGTATTATTTCTAATTTCCCATTAGATATGCTATATGAAATGAACCAACAACACCAACGTATCAAACTATTCTCTTCAAACAGTACCCATAAATTAGTAAATCAGTTACAACAAGATGAATTAGATTTAGTAATTGGAGAACAAATTGAATTACAAGATGCCATACACTATGAAAATTGGTTTGAAGAACCTTATGAAATTGTTTTTTCAAAAAATCATTCTCTAAATAATAAATCAAATATTACGATGAACGACTTAACACAAGAACATTTTTATTTATTGGAAGCACCTGGAGATTCATTTAGCTTTAAAAACAATAAGATAAACCCAAAATCTATGAATCTATCTTATGTAAAAGATAGAGAATCTATATTAAACTTTATCGCAACCAGTCAAAGCTTAGCGATATGCCCACAATCCTATACGAAAAAAATTAATAACGATCTCTACACACATACAATTACCCCATACAAAAAGAAACATCGGCATTTATGCAAAAAAACAACAACATATCCATACACTCCATACTATTTTAAAAACATGCAAAAATAA
- a CDS encoding DMT family transporter yields MKGSIQFISSMIIFGTIGLIIKQIQLSSIEIAMFSSFIGCTFLILVYVLCHKKLNVAFLLGYKRLMIISSVALAGNWVFLFKSYQYTTISNATLGYYFGPIIVLVLSPFILKEALSRKSVLCIIASLIGLILILSSGFLQPGLEDVLGILISMLAGSCYACLMLANKMMPQGNRLDLTVLQLGMTSLILLCFVFIVEGGFEIHTQISALPYVILLGVMNTGIGFWLFFSGMEKLKGQSIALLSYIDPLVAIFISGLVLREQFTILQIIGGVLLIASTFLSEFSFKRLRIRRKHEF; encoded by the coding sequence ATGAAAGGTTCGATACAGTTTATCTCTTCTATGATAATTTTCGGAACGATAGGCCTCATTATAAAGCAAATTCAATTATCTTCTATAGAAATAGCAATGTTTAGTAGTTTTATTGGTTGCACATTTTTGATATTGGTTTATGTTCTATGTCATAAAAAGTTAAATGTTGCTTTTTTGCTAGGTTATAAAAGACTCATGATCATTTCAAGCGTCGCATTAGCTGGGAACTGGGTTTTTCTTTTCAAATCATACCAATATACTACTATATCCAATGCGACGTTAGGTTATTATTTTGGACCTATTATTGTGTTAGTCTTGTCTCCATTTATTTTGAAAGAAGCATTAAGTAGAAAAAGTGTATTATGTATTATTGCATCGCTTATTGGATTGATACTCATCTTAAGTAGTGGTTTTTTGCAACCGGGATTAGAGGATGTTTTAGGTATACTCATCAGTATGCTTGCGGGCAGTTGTTATGCTTGTTTGATGCTTGCTAATAAAATGATGCCACAAGGTAATCGTTTAGATTTAACGGTCTTACAATTAGGCATGACTTCATTGATTTTATTGTGTTTCGTCTTTATTGTGGAAGGGGGCTTTGAGATTCATACACAAATTTCCGCATTACCCTACGTGATTTTGTTAGGGGTGATGAATACAGGGATAGGGTTTTGGCTGTTCTTCTCTGGAATGGAAAAACTAAAGGGACAGAGCATAGCACTCCTAAGTTACATAGACCCGCTAGTTGCAATTTTTATATCAGGACTGGTTTTACGTGAGCAATTTACAATTTTACAAATTATTGGAGGCGTTTTATTGATTGCGTCAACTTTTTTAAGTGAATTTTCGTTCAAAAGATTAAGAATTAGAAGGAAACACGAATTTTAA
- a CDS encoding helix-turn-helix transcriptional regulator produces the protein MNKEARQTKLIQLIQNQTQMSAIDLARTLNVSKRTILRDIQELEAKGVQILAHSGKHGGYEIQSHQQNVKIELTHKEILALYLILKERTHQSALPYYAEMNQIIQKLLRQPNTSLRRSMKQFDHYIDFESDDTPPLPPLFKDILIYSHERKVMGVYFQPLTHQRPRFANVVFIGLICHSTEWKAVVYHIGGDYTEIIDLKMIDDIDYSFHKSIQTNDITMKNYKKYLKTDDY, from the coding sequence ATGAACAAAGAAGCGCGACAAACTAAGCTGATTCAACTGATTCAAAACCAAACACAAATGTCTGCCATCGATCTCGCACGTACATTAAATGTCTCTAAACGCACAATACTAAGAGATATTCAAGAATTGGAAGCGAAAGGCGTACAAATATTAGCACACTCAGGTAAACATGGTGGCTATGAAATTCAGTCCCATCAACAAAATGTAAAAATTGAACTTACGCATAAAGAAATTCTAGCACTTTACTTGATTTTAAAAGAGCGTACACACCAAAGTGCTTTACCTTACTATGCTGAAATGAATCAAATTATCCAAAAATTATTGCGCCAGCCTAATACATCACTAAGAAGAAGTATGAAACAATTCGATCATTATATCGACTTTGAAAGTGATGATACACCTCCACTTCCACCGCTTTTCAAAGATATTTTGATTTATAGCCATGAACGTAAAGTAATGGGCGTATATTTTCAACCATTAACACATCAAAGACCGCGATTCGCCAATGTCGTATTTATTGGCTTGATTTGTCATAGTACTGAATGGAAAGCAGTCGTTTATCATATCGGAGGCGATTATACCGAAATCATCGATTTAAAAATGATTGACGACATTGATTATTCATTCCATAAGTCGATACAAACGAATGACATTACAATGAAAAATTATAAAAAGTATTTAAAAACTGACGATTACTAA
- a CDS encoding inositol monophosphatase family protein, with the protein MPSLIEEMQTDTKKNRFDLVTNVDKMIESDFESFINKHYPTHKLYSEEAHQATLNLKEGYTWVMDPIDGTANLVKQQDDYCVILALFVDGAPTLSYIYDVPRQILYHAQKGKGAFINNKRLATVTSLPLSEAIISFNNKVLNDETMHELLKASFGYRLIGACGLDSARVFTGQFGAHIHTNAKPWDIAAQFLFAEELGLEMTNFDKQPIDFVTGGPYIISNPGCHEEILDILLADGGYKKEQLRLKTDLK; encoded by the coding sequence ATGCCATCGTTGATTGAAGAGATGCAAACGGATACGAAAAAGAACCGATTTGATTTGGTCACGAATGTTGATAAAATGATAGAATCTGACTTTGAAAGTTTTATCAATAAACATTATCCTACTCACAAGTTATATAGTGAAGAAGCACATCAAGCAACATTGAATTTAAAAGAAGGTTATACATGGGTAATGGATCCTATCGACGGGACGGCTAACCTAGTGAAGCAACAAGATGATTATTGTGTGATTTTGGCGTTATTCGTCGATGGGGCTCCAACATTATCATACATATATGATGTGCCGAGGCAAATATTGTACCATGCTCAAAAAGGAAAAGGGGCTTTCATTAATAACAAACGGCTAGCGACCGTAACGTCGCTTCCTTTGTCTGAAGCTATTATTTCATTTAATAACAAAGTGTTAAATGATGAAACGATGCATGAATTATTAAAAGCGTCATTTGGATACCGTTTAATTGGTGCGTGTGGTCTAGATTCAGCACGTGTATTTACGGGTCAATTTGGTGCGCATATTCATACCAATGCCAAACCTTGGGATATTGCAGCACAGTTTTTGTTTGCGGAGGAGTTAGGATTAGAAATGACGAACTTTGACAAACAACCGATAGATTTTGTAACAGGCGGCCCTTATATTATTAGCAACCCTGGCTGTCATGAGGAAATACTGGATATTTTATTAGCCGACGGAGGGTATAAAAAGGAACAGTTGCGTCTAAAGACTGATTTGAAATAA
- a CDS encoding LCP family protein, with amino-acid sequence MDYQRSKKRKNPIVRVLLWIVGILLILTIVAVAYLAFKVFATGGAIHNPLNREHSTLRSGQVDMDKGEPISIALFGIDSDQKRQQQHDGQRSDTIMLLSINPDKKTSEIISIPRDTRAEIVGRGTTEKINHAYAYGGPDMAVKSIEKLMNVPIDHYATVDMDGLKDTIDTVGGIDVVSNATFTVHGQQYNEGQKVHLDGDQAMAFIRSRKEAGAGGDFGRQERQQLVLQGLANKLTSASSLTNFNALMNQLSDNVKTDMTLGELNTFRSNYKEGNETVNKHQLQGTDSTGSDGLYYFIPDENSKQQLVQRYRDNLEI; translated from the coding sequence TTGGACTATCAAAGATCCAAAAAACGTAAAAATCCTATCGTTAGAGTATTACTTTGGATTGTAGGAATTTTACTTATTTTAACCATTGTAGCAGTAGCCTATTTAGCCTTTAAAGTTTTTGCAACAGGCGGTGCGATTCATAATCCGCTCAATCGTGAACATTCAACATTAAGATCAGGTCAAGTAGATATGGACAAGGGGGAACCTATCTCCATAGCACTTTTTGGAATAGATTCTGACCAAAAACGACAACAACAACACGACGGACAACGTAGTGATACGATTATGTTACTTTCAATCAATCCAGATAAGAAAACATCAGAAATTATTAGCATTCCACGTGATACACGTGCTGAAATTGTCGGGCGTGGTACGACAGAAAAAATCAATCATGCTTATGCATATGGCGGTCCCGATATGGCTGTTAAATCAATTGAAAAATTAATGAATGTTCCTATTGACCATTATGCGACTGTAGATATGGATGGATTAAAAGACACGATTGACACGGTAGGTGGAATTGACGTCGTAAGTAACGCCACTTTCACTGTACATGGCCAACAATATAATGAAGGTCAAAAAGTGCATTTAGATGGGGATCAAGCCATGGCATTTATAAGAAGTCGTAAAGAAGCCGGTGCAGGTGGAGACTTCGGTAGACAAGAACGCCAACAACTGGTCCTACAAGGTTTAGCGAACAAATTGACAAGTGCTTCATCACTTACCAATTTTAACGCTTTAATGAACCAATTAAGCGATAATGTAAAAACAGATATGACACTAGGTGAGTTGAATACATTCCGCAGTAATTATAAAGAAGGCAATGAAACAGTAAACAAACATCAGTTACAAGGGACGGACTCAACTGGAAGTGATGGCTTGTATTATTTCATTCCAGATGAAAATAGTAAGCAACAATTAGTTCAACGTTATCGTGACAACTTAGAGATTTAA
- the fdhF gene encoding formate dehydrogenase subunit alpha, which translates to MQEHLIVTLDGNDYLVEPGKNLLELIKEQNTFVPSICYNESLGPIQTCDTCVVEIDGKIERACGTTIDRSMVVNTQGEAVQTSQKEALDRILEKHQLYCTVCDYNNGNCEIHNTMDEWGLEHQTYAYKPKPYDVDFGPFYRYDPNQCILCGRCVEVCQDVQVNETLTIDWEREQPRVIWDNDVSINESSCVGCGQCATVCPCNAMMENNMVGNAGYMTDIEPGSLASMIDLTKKAETGYGPLFAVSDSEAAMREERIKKTKTVCTYCGVGCSFEVWTKDREILKVQPSHDSPANKISSCVKGKFGWDYVNSEERLTKPLIRRGDQFEEVEWEEAIPYVAQRMNDIKNEYGSNALSFISSSKATNEESYLMQKMARQVFGTNNIDNCSRYCQAPATKGLFRTVGHGGDSGSIDDIGNAEMVITIGTNTAEAHPVIASRIKRAHKLFGQKLHVFDIRKHEMAQRADAFYQPYPGTDLVWLSAVTKYIIDNDWHDKAFIEKWVDHAGEYYQSLEPYTMEFAEETTGIPKERLMDLAKEIVSVDTVVVCWAMGVTQQETGSDTSTAISNMLLATGNYMKPGAGSYPLRGHNNVQGCSDFGSMPDKFPGYEGVADDAVRARYEKAWGVQLPSEPGYDNHQMMDHIHAGDVHSLFILGEDTGIVDSNINYVQAALEKVDFLVVQDEFLTFTAEYADVVLPASPSLEKDGTFTNTERRFQRLYQALEPLGDSKPDWQITQLIAKALGFDWNYTHPSEIMDEASDLAPLFAGVKYERLEGYNSLQWPVEADGTDSPLLFTERFNFDNGKAKFFPLEFDNFYKINEEYDLHVNNGRVLEHFHEGNMTYKVPGLKYKMPSAFIEISPELAEERGIHEGAAVRLTSETGEAKGHVHITDRVKGKQIYLPLNDNNESAINYLTSSVTDPETHTPAYKSTCCRMEVLSKRGKSPINPTNFRNQQRKPQYSVAIEKKWERPDYVFPGDQVMK; encoded by the coding sequence ATGCAAGAACATCTTATCGTAACATTAGATGGTAATGATTATCTTGTAGAACCAGGTAAAAATTTACTTGAGTTGATTAAAGAGCAAAACACCTTCGTACCTTCTATTTGTTATAACGAATCATTAGGACCTATTCAAACATGTGATACGTGTGTGGTTGAAATAGATGGCAAAATTGAACGTGCATGTGGCACAACAATTGATCGTTCAATGGTCGTTAATACACAAGGTGAAGCTGTACAAACGAGTCAGAAAGAAGCGTTAGATCGAATTTTAGAAAAGCATCAACTGTATTGTACAGTATGTGACTACAATAACGGCAACTGTGAAATCCATAATACAATGGATGAATGGGGCCTTGAACATCAAACGTATGCGTATAAACCAAAACCTTATGATGTAGATTTTGGTCCGTTTTATCGTTATGATCCAAATCAATGTATTTTATGTGGACGTTGTGTGGAAGTTTGTCAAGACGTCCAAGTCAATGAAACATTAACGATTGATTGGGAACGTGAACAACCACGTGTAATTTGGGATAACGACGTTTCTATTAATGAATCTTCTTGTGTAGGCTGTGGGCAATGTGCAACCGTTTGTCCATGTAATGCCATGATGGAAAATAATATGGTTGGTAATGCAGGTTACATGACAGACATCGAACCAGGCTCATTAGCATCAATGATTGATTTAACGAAAAAAGCCGAAACAGGTTATGGTCCGTTATTTGCAGTCTCTGATTCAGAAGCAGCAATGCGTGAAGAACGTATTAAGAAAACAAAAACAGTTTGTACTTATTGTGGTGTAGGTTGTAGTTTTGAAGTTTGGACTAAGGATCGCGAAATTCTTAAAGTACAACCTTCTCATGATTCACCTGCCAATAAAATTTCTTCTTGTGTAAAAGGAAAGTTTGGTTGGGACTATGTGAATTCAGAAGAACGCCTCACAAAACCGTTAATTCGACGTGGTGATCAATTTGAAGAAGTTGAATGGGAAGAAGCCATTCCATATGTTGCTCAACGTATGAATGATATTAAAAATGAATATGGTTCAAATGCACTTTCATTTATTTCATCTTCAAAAGCAACGAACGAAGAATCTTACTTAATGCAAAAAATGGCACGCCAAGTTTTTGGGACGAATAATATCGACAATTGCTCGCGTTATTGTCAAGCACCTGCGACGAAAGGTTTATTCCGTACGGTAGGACACGGTGGAGATTCTGGATCAATCGATGACATTGGTAATGCAGAGATGGTCATTACAATTGGTACAAATACTGCAGAGGCACATCCGGTTATTGCATCACGCATTAAACGTGCTCATAAACTTTTTGGTCAAAAATTGCATGTGTTTGATATCCGTAAACATGAAATGGCACAACGTGCAGATGCATTTTATCAACCGTATCCAGGAACAGATTTGGTTTGGTTATCTGCAGTGACAAAATATATTATTGATAACGATTGGCATGACAAAGCTTTTATCGAAAAGTGGGTTGACCATGCTGGAGAATATTATCAATCATTAGAACCGTATACGATGGAATTTGCTGAAGAAACGACAGGCATTCCAAAAGAGCGATTAATGGACTTAGCAAAAGAAATTGTTAGTGTAGATACCGTAGTTGTATGTTGGGCGATGGGCGTGACACAACAAGAAACAGGTTCAGATACGAGCACGGCTATTTCAAATATGTTGCTCGCTACAGGTAACTACATGAAGCCAGGTGCAGGCTCTTATCCATTACGTGGACATAACAATGTTCAAGGGTGTTCTGACTTTGGTAGTATGCCGGATAAATTCCCAGGCTATGAAGGTGTAGCGGATGACGCTGTACGTGCACGTTATGAAAAAGCATGGGGCGTCCAATTGCCAAGTGAACCAGGGTATGACAACCATCAAATGATGGATCATATACATGCTGGAGATGTGCACAGTCTCTTTATTTTAGGAGAAGATACAGGCATTGTTGACTCGAATATTAACTATGTTCAAGCTGCTCTTGAAAAAGTGGATTTCTTAGTGGTTCAAGATGAGTTTTTGACGTTTACAGCTGAATATGCCGATGTCGTGTTACCAGCAAGTCCATCTCTTGAAAAAGATGGTACGTTTACAAATACGGAACGCCGTTTTCAACGTTTATATCAAGCTTTAGAGCCACTAGGGGATTCTAAACCCGATTGGCAAATTACACAATTAATCGCTAAAGCGCTCGGTTTTGATTGGAATTACACACATCCATCTGAAATTATGGATGAAGCTTCTGATCTAGCACCGCTATTTGCAGGTGTGAAGTACGAACGTCTTGAAGGATACAATAGCTTACAATGGCCTGTAGAAGCTGATGGCACGGATTCTCCATTACTATTTACAGAAAGATTTAATTTTGACAATGGTAAAGCTAAATTTTTCCCATTAGAATTTGATAATTTCTATAAAATTAATGAAGAATACGATTTACATGTCAATAATGGGCGCGTACTTGAACATTTCCATGAAGGGAATATGACGTATAAAGTACCAGGCCTTAAATATAAAATGCCGTCAGCATTCATTGAAATTTCGCCAGAACTTGCTGAAGAACGAGGCATCCATGAAGGTGCTGCTGTAAGATTAACTTCTGAAACAGGTGAAGCGAAAGGTCACGTTCATATTACAGATCGTGTGAAGGGGAAACAAATTTATTTACCGTTAAATGACAATAATGAATCAGCAATTAATTATCTTACGAGTAGTGTGACTGACCCAGAAACACATACACCAGCGTACAAATCAACGTGCTGTCGTATGGAAGTTTTAAGCAAGCGTGGTAAATCTCCAATAAATCCTACTAACTTCCGTAATCAACAGCGTAAACCACAGTATAGCGTAGCAATTGAGAAAAAATGGGAAAGACCAGATTATGTCTTCCCAGGGGATCAGGTGATGAAATAA
- a CDS encoding DUF1641 domain-containing protein translates to MAERISKIKRIEKSEAEIKAEQVAKVTDAIAENSESILKAIKLVEALDEAKILDALTGAVRQRSTITEKIVTELNKDQYSGIIHNIGQMAFLLGDLNPDDLKILVKKLNKGLHVAHQASTNQRTSITGLMGILKDDDMNQTLTYFLNILKGMSR, encoded by the coding sequence ATGGCTGAAAGAATCTCTAAAATTAAACGCATTGAAAAATCAGAAGCAGAAATCAAGGCAGAACAAGTCGCAAAAGTAACGGATGCTATTGCTGAAAATAGCGAAAGTATATTAAAAGCAATTAAACTTGTTGAAGCATTAGATGAAGCCAAAATCCTTGATGCTTTAACAGGTGCAGTTCGACAGCGGAGTACGATTACTGAAAAGATTGTCACAGAGTTAAACAAAGATCAATATTCAGGTATCATTCATAATATAGGTCAAATGGCCTTCTTGCTTGGCGATTTAAATCCAGATGATTTAAAAATCTTAGTTAAGAAATTGAATAAGGGATTACATGTAGCACACCAAGCCAGTACCAATCAGCGCACATCAATAACTGGTTTAATGGGTATTTTAAAAGACGATGATATGAACCAAACTTTGACCTATTTCTTAAATATTTTAAAAGGCATGTCTAGATAG